The following are from one region of the Halogeometricum sp. S3BR5-2 genome:
- a CDS encoding MutS-related protein translates to MRLQDYWGVGPKTSERLRESLGVERAVEAIEGADIRTLAEAGLPRGRAVRILRRANGAAGMDALGTRDVHEVYDELLTLAGEYAVTDHAADRIRVLTPLERVEDREDRLDDVLDAREAWESLGGDAREAVLDAFARYDEAGGSDRAAVEAALSLREAGLRGATFAALDGIDDDALREAAGALGYVEDDGSVAAGADEELDRLRERLDSVREMESGALDALESVRSRGVRSLDEFRSAFVEYVTEETDLRRGRVESATTDDAYDEADFASATLRNLVAELEADAEAREESVAADLRADVEAARADVDAAVAAVSDIAFELSLGRFAAEHDLVRPRLVDDGLAVRGARNLTLPGDVDPVSYAVGTHGLTGDPDSTPPSGDRVAVLTGANSGGKTTLLETLCQVALLASMGLPVPAEEAEVGAFDTVVFHRRHASFNAGVLESTLKSIVPPLSSGGRTLMLVDEFEAITEPGRAADLLEGLVSLTVRQDALGVYVTHLADELSPLPEQARIDGIFAEGLTEELALEVDYQPRFGTVGKSTPEFIVSRLVANARDRAERQGFEALAAAVGEEAVQRTLSDAVQ, encoded by the coding sequence ATGCGATTGCAGGATTACTGGGGGGTCGGCCCGAAGACGAGCGAACGGCTCCGCGAGTCGCTCGGCGTCGAACGGGCCGTCGAGGCCATCGAGGGCGCCGACATCAGGACGCTCGCCGAGGCGGGACTGCCCCGCGGGCGGGCCGTCCGCATCCTCCGGCGCGCGAACGGCGCCGCGGGGATGGACGCCCTCGGGACGCGGGACGTCCACGAGGTGTACGACGAACTGCTGACGCTCGCCGGCGAGTACGCCGTCACCGACCACGCGGCCGACCGCATCCGCGTGCTGACACCGTTAGAGCGCGTCGAGGACCGCGAAGACCGATTGGACGACGTGCTCGACGCCCGCGAGGCGTGGGAGTCGCTCGGCGGGGACGCCCGCGAGGCCGTGCTCGACGCCTTCGCGCGCTACGACGAGGCGGGCGGGTCCGACCGGGCGGCCGTCGAGGCGGCGCTCTCGCTCCGCGAGGCGGGATTGAGAGGGGCCACGTTCGCCGCCCTCGACGGCATCGACGACGACGCCCTCCGCGAGGCCGCGGGCGCCCTCGGCTACGTCGAGGACGACGGCTCCGTCGCCGCGGGCGCCGACGAGGAACTCGACCGCCTGCGCGAGCGCCTCGACTCGGTCAGAGAGATGGAGAGCGGCGCTCTCGACGCCCTCGAATCCGTGCGTTCGCGCGGCGTCCGCAGCCTCGATGAGTTTCGCTCGGCGTTCGTCGAGTACGTTACCGAGGAGACGGACCTCCGGCGCGGGCGCGTCGAGTCCGCGACGACCGACGACGCCTACGACGAGGCCGACTTCGCCTCCGCGACGCTCAGGAACCTCGTCGCGGAACTGGAGGCCGACGCCGAGGCGAGAGAGGAGTCCGTCGCCGCGGACCTCCGCGCGGACGTGGAGGCCGCCCGCGCGGACGTCGACGCCGCCGTCGCCGCCGTCTCCGACATCGCCTTCGAACTCTCCTTGGGTCGGTTCGCCGCCGAACACGACTTGGTCCGGCCGAGACTCGTCGACGACGGACTGGCCGTCCGGGGGGCGCGCAACCTGACGCTTCCGGGCGACGTCGACCCCGTCTCCTACGCCGTCGGCACCCACGGACTGACGGGTGACCCCGACTCGACGCCGCCGTCGGGCGACCGGGTGGCCGTGCTGACCGGCGCGAACTCCGGCGGGAAGACGACGCTCCTGGAGACGCTCTGTCAGGTGGCGCTGCTCGCGTCGATGGGGCTGCCGGTGCCGGCCGAGGAGGCCGAAGTCGGCGCGTTCGACACCGTCGTCTTCCACCGCCGACACGCCAGTTTCAACGCGGGCGTGCTCGAATCGACGCTGAAGTCCATCGTCCCGCCGCTCTCCTCGGGCGGGCGGACCCTCATGTTGGTCGACGAGTTCGAGGCCATCACGGAACCCGGGCGAGCGGCGGACTTACTGGAGGGATTGGTGTCGCTCACGGTCCGGCAGGACGCGCTGGGAGTGTACGTGACGCACCTCGCCGACGAACTGAGCCCGCTTCCCGAGCAGGCGCGCATCGACGGCATCTTCGCGGAGGGGCTGACCGAGGAGTTGGCGCTCGAAGTGGACTACCAGCCGCGGTTCGGCACCGTCGGCAAGTCGACGCCGGAGTTCATCGTCTCGCGACTCGTCGCCAACGCCCGCGACCGGGCGGAGCGACAGGGGTTCGAGGCGCTGGCGGCCGCCGTCGGCGAGGAGGCGGTCCAGCGGACGCTCTCGGACGCGGTTCAGTGA
- a CDS encoding DUF7511 domain-containing protein, with amino-acid sequence MSDSSAGSDGTPDARNITGADVDRSRDVDGREFELHSVVVSYEDGPDRCTVYPRRNRCLERVEAWISADFDAFVDLAEMR; translated from the coding sequence ATGTCCGACTCATCCGCCGGCTCCGACGGGACGCCAGACGCGCGGAACATCACCGGCGCCGACGTCGACCGGTCCCGCGACGTCGACGGCCGGGAGTTCGAGCTTCACAGCGTGGTCGTCAGCTACGAGGACGGCCCCGACCGGTGCACGGTGTACCCGCGTCGGAACCGCTGTCTCGAACGCGTCGAGGCGTGGATATCGGCGGACTTCGACGCCTTCGTGGACCTCGCCGAGATGCGCTGA
- a CDS encoding CRTAC1 family protein, translating into MFEDRSGRLPDRRPLKGYGAAVTAGPDGPLLFVGGYGTDNRVLTGGDDGLVDATPDPLSDPHGHAFGVVAADVDADGDEEVYVHNSDAYGGISTERDRLFDRTATGWRDLFGLPVNAGRENVRAGRSVAAVDRLGTGRYGLLLACYGAPMRFYELGDDGEVTDMAEDVGVDFLTGGRSLVAGPVVTDRTDVFVGNERGPNYLLRNDGGRFSDVAEAFGLGAPGEHARGVALVDPDGDGAFDLVVGNWEGPNRLFERRGGGGGDDGEGNGDTDADPTFVDVAPAEWAEPTRTRTVLAADFDNDGAPEVFVNAMGAPNRLLRYRGGEWAVADPGDAAEPRGLGTGATVCDVDGDGTLELLVVHGEIGSQPLSLYAAPNDNRWLRVRPLTEHGAPARNAVVTLDTDRGTQTRLVDGGSGYLCQTEPVAHFGLGGDTAAAAVPEEVRVRWPGGRERGVDVSEEEAETELSVEHPANRGA; encoded by the coding sequence ATGTTCGAGGACCGCTCCGGCCGCCTCCCCGACAGGCGACCGCTCAAGGGGTACGGCGCGGCCGTCACGGCCGGACCGGACGGTCCACTCCTGTTCGTCGGCGGGTACGGCACCGACAACCGGGTGTTGACGGGCGGCGACGACGGACTCGTCGACGCGACCCCCGACCCCCTCTCGGACCCCCACGGACACGCGTTCGGCGTGGTCGCGGCCGACGTCGACGCCGACGGCGACGAGGAGGTGTACGTCCACAACAGCGACGCCTACGGCGGTATCTCCACCGAGCGGGACCGCCTGTTCGACCGAACGGCGACCGGGTGGCGGGACCTGTTCGGCCTCCCCGTCAACGCCGGCCGGGAGAACGTCCGCGCCGGGCGGTCCGTCGCGGCCGTCGACCGACTCGGAACCGGCCGCTACGGCCTCCTCCTCGCCTGTTACGGCGCGCCGATGCGCTTCTACGAACTCGGCGACGACGGCGAGGTGACCGACATGGCCGAGGACGTCGGCGTCGACTTCCTCACCGGCGGCCGGTCGCTGGTCGCCGGTCCCGTCGTCACCGACCGGACGGACGTGTTCGTCGGCAACGAACGCGGGCCGAACTACCTCCTCCGCAACGACGGCGGCCGCTTCTCCGACGTGGCCGAGGCGTTCGGCCTCGGCGCGCCCGGCGAACACGCCCGCGGCGTCGCCCTCGTCGACCCCGACGGCGACGGCGCGTTCGACCTCGTGGTCGGCAACTGGGAGGGGCCGAACCGCCTCTTCGAGCGACGGGGCGGCGGGGGCGGGGACGACGGCGAGGGAAACGGCGACACCGACGCCGACCCGACGTTCGTCGACGTCGCGCCCGCCGAGTGGGCCGAACCCACGCGGACGCGGACCGTCCTCGCGGCCGACTTCGACAACGACGGCGCCCCCGAGGTGTTCGTCAACGCGATGGGCGCGCCGAACCGACTCCTCCGGTACCGCGGGGGCGAGTGGGCCGTCGCGGACCCCGGCGACGCGGCGGAACCGCGCGGCCTCGGCACGGGCGCGACGGTGTGCGACGTCGACGGCGACGGGACGCTCGAACTGCTCGTCGTCCACGGCGAAATCGGCTCGCAACCGCTGTCGCTGTACGCCGCCCCGAACGACAACCGGTGGCTCCGCGTCCGGCCGCTGACCGAACACGGCGCGCCCGCGCGAAACGCCGTCGTGACGCTCGACACCGACCGCGGGACGCAGACGCGACTCGTCGACGGCGGGTCGGGCTACCTCTGCCAAACCGAACCGGTCGCGCACTTCGGCCTCGGCGGCGACACCGCCGCGGCGGCGGTACCGGAGGAGGTTCGGGTCCGCTGGCCCGGCGGGCGCGAACGGGGCGTCGACGTCAGCGAGGAGGAGGCGGAGACGGAACTCTCGGTCGAGCACCCGGCGAACCGCGGTGCGTGA
- a CDS encoding DUF7576 family protein has translation MVDPTSDLGEDVDESDAPACANCDEPILQSPTHRVVTWVEDGAVRHRHFCSEECREEFGE, from the coding sequence ATGGTAGACCCGACCTCGGATCTCGGGGAGGACGTCGACGAGTCCGACGCCCCCGCCTGCGCGAACTGCGACGAACCGATACTCCAGTCGCCCACGCACCGCGTGGTCACCTGGGTCGAGGACGGGGCCGTGCGGCACCGCCACTTCTGCTCGGAGGAGTGTCGCGAGGAGTTCGGAGAGTAG
- a CDS encoding ATP-dependent DNA helicase gives MTAATRVRRVNWQAVFGHPEPYPEQADGIDAAVDAAEDGGFLVVEGACGTGKTMLALTAGIDRVRDPDSDYERVLVLTSVKQQLRQFEQDLRTINDNLPDDWNPVSALTLVGKADVCPYSRENVAAIDDSTVYDRCEGLRERTRNLVGDGGLTSTGKLVKEARAAQTGLLDSGSTTGPDYLETAGEPTPYLPETSEYEDTEYCPFYATFLDDLPEDGDPIEAVPFDVTESGLIDTEELVRLSAGYGTCPHSVMGAVLPHVEVVVGNYYHAFDPTTTGSFTGALLDESTFVVCDEAHMLEPRVRELVSDGVGDATLRDAENELTRVIQPVEFDGDGRESEDAELVRGELEESDVTLRELKETRDFVRDLREELDRRVTAHLDKELPDWRADLTRLDDDEIPLRDPEEPAEDELTAWADEAGYDEGTWVRAETVGAVAARVLNSAEEEDTRRAAPGVGRTLANWARADHAGYFREIELDRTWDESEREDSWRRAYNAHLALHNCIPGDAIAERLGEFGGGVLMSATLAPLDVFREVTGLNALESDDRPIAERTYGLAFPEENRASFAVDAPKFTYGNRGPPGEENPTRRAHVDACAEIARSPGNVLVGMPSYAEAEWMAGELESRLSKTVLLDEASDDGATERLKADFFGGEEKVLVTSLRGTLTEGVDYRGDRLAAAVVCGVPIINTSSPRTRAVKTAYDREFGSGPASGASGSMRGGTSRSGFEAALTVPAVRKARQAIGRVIRGPEEVGVRAFVDARYARDSWDGVREYFPEEEREEFSPVSPDMLRLGVDRFWSSVE, from the coding sequence ATGACCGCCGCGACGCGAGTGAGGCGCGTGAACTGGCAGGCCGTGTTCGGCCACCCCGAACCCTACCCCGAGCAAGCCGACGGCATCGACGCCGCCGTCGACGCCGCCGAGGACGGCGGCTTCCTCGTCGTCGAGGGGGCGTGCGGGACGGGCAAGACGATGCTCGCGCTCACGGCCGGCATCGACCGGGTCCGCGACCCCGACTCCGACTACGAACGGGTGCTCGTGCTGACGAGCGTGAAACAGCAGCTCAGGCAGTTCGAACAGGACCTGCGTACCATCAACGACAACCTGCCCGACGACTGGAACCCCGTCTCGGCGCTGACGCTCGTCGGGAAGGCGGACGTCTGTCCGTACAGTCGAGAGAACGTCGCCGCCATCGACGACTCGACGGTGTACGACCGCTGCGAGGGGCTCAGAGAGCGGACGCGTAACCTCGTGGGAGACGGCGGTCTCACCTCGACCGGGAAACTCGTCAAGGAGGCGCGGGCGGCGCAGACTGGCCTCCTCGACAGCGGTTCGACGACCGGTCCCGACTACCTCGAAACGGCCGGCGAACCGACGCCGTACCTCCCCGAAACGTCCGAATACGAGGACACGGAGTACTGCCCCTTCTACGCGACGTTCCTCGACGACCTGCCCGAGGACGGCGACCCGATAGAGGCCGTCCCGTTCGACGTGACGGAGTCGGGCCTCATCGACACCGAGGAACTCGTGCGCCTGTCGGCGGGGTACGGCACCTGCCCGCACTCGGTCATGGGCGCCGTCCTGCCGCACGTCGAAGTCGTCGTCGGCAACTACTACCACGCGTTCGACCCGACGACGACCGGGTCGTTCACGGGCGCCCTCCTCGACGAGTCGACGTTCGTCGTCTGCGACGAGGCCCACATGCTCGAACCGCGCGTCCGCGAACTCGTCAGCGACGGCGTGGGCGACGCCACCCTGCGGGACGCCGAGAACGAACTGACGCGCGTGATCCAACCCGTCGAGTTCGACGGTGACGGACGGGAGAGCGAGGACGCCGAACTCGTCCGCGGCGAACTGGAGGAGTCAGACGTGACGCTCCGGGAACTGAAGGAGACGCGCGACTTCGTTCGGGACCTGCGGGAGGAACTCGACCGGCGGGTGACGGCGCATTTGGACAAAGAACTGCCCGACTGGCGCGCCGACCTGACCCGACTGGACGACGACGAGATACCCCTCCGCGACCCGGAGGAACCCGCCGAGGACGAACTGACCGCGTGGGCCGACGAGGCGGGCTACGACGAGGGGACGTGGGTCCGCGCGGAGACGGTCGGCGCCGTCGCGGCCCGCGTGCTGAACAGCGCCGAAGAGGAGGACACCCGACGCGCCGCGCCGGGCGTCGGGCGGACGCTGGCCAACTGGGCGCGCGCCGACCACGCGGGCTACTTCCGGGAGATAGAACTCGACCGGACGTGGGACGAGAGCGAACGGGAGGACTCATGGCGGCGCGCGTACAACGCGCATCTCGCTCTCCACAACTGCATCCCCGGCGACGCCATCGCAGAGCGGTTGGGCGAGTTCGGCGGCGGCGTCCTCATGTCGGCGACGCTCGCCCCGCTGGACGTCTTTCGAGAAGTGACGGGGCTGAACGCCCTCGAATCGGACGACCGCCCGATAGCCGAGCGGACGTACGGCCTCGCCTTTCCCGAGGAGAACCGCGCGTCGTTCGCCGTCGACGCCCCGAAGTTCACCTACGGGAACCGCGGCCCGCCGGGCGAGGAGAACCCGACGCGCCGGGCGCACGTCGACGCCTGCGCCGAGATAGCCCGCTCGCCGGGCAACGTCCTCGTCGGGATGCCGAGTTACGCCGAGGCCGAGTGGATGGCGGGCGAGTTGGAGTCGAGACTATCGAAGACGGTGCTCCTCGACGAGGCGTCCGACGACGGCGCGACCGAACGTCTGAAGGCCGACTTCTTCGGCGGCGAGGAGAAGGTACTCGTGACGAGTCTGCGCGGGACTTTGACGGAAGGCGTCGACTACCGCGGCGACCGACTCGCCGCGGCCGTCGTCTGCGGCGTCCCAATCATCAACACGTCGAGTCCGCGCACGCGGGCGGTGAAGACGGCGTACGACCGTGAATTTGGAAGCGGTCCCGCGAGCGGAGCGAGCGGGAGCATGCGAGGCGGAACGTCTCGCAGCGGATTCGAGGCCGCCCTCACCGTGCCGGCAGTCAGAAAAGCCAGACAGGCTATCGGCCGGGTCATCCGCGGCCCCGAGGAGGTGGGCGTCCGCGCCTTCGTCGACGCGCGCTACGCCCGCGACTCGTGGGACGGTGTGCGGGAGTACTTCCCCGAAGAGGAGAGAGAAGAGTTCTCGCCGGTCAGCCCGGACATGCTTCGACTCGGCGTCGACCGCTTCTGGTCGTCCGTCGAGTGA
- a CDS encoding MFS transporter: MTTRLFGTLCGLVFLVNLGRTAFAPLVETFQTQFGVGPATVGLVTTLVWMGTAVPRIPVGYLLTRVARHRVVLATGALLSLSAAFTALAPSVLAVQVGALGIGLASGAYFVAAVPLVGELYPDAVGRAIGVHGTAAQLAAVVAAPVVVAFVTVADWRATFWLLAVLAAVVTAVLAYTARDSDAVVETDVDRDFVGALRYWRLMGVGLLMIATAGFVWQGLFNFYVTYLVTAKSFSTTQASTMLTVVFAAGVPAFWLSGRLADRLPTVPYLLTVLAAYVAALFALTEVTGFLPVLAVTAVVGYTIHSMFPALDTWLLGTLPAEVRSSAYAVFSGASLLIEANGSGVVGVLTEAGYAFDDVFRAFAFGLAGVVVALVALYALGRIPGTERRAIVS, encoded by the coding sequence GTGACCACACGACTGTTCGGCACGCTCTGCGGGTTGGTCTTCCTCGTCAACCTCGGTCGGACGGCGTTCGCGCCCCTCGTCGAGACGTTCCAGACGCAGTTCGGCGTCGGCCCGGCGACGGTGGGCCTGGTGACGACGCTCGTCTGGATGGGGACGGCGGTGCCGCGCATCCCCGTCGGCTACCTGCTCACGCGCGTGGCCCGCCACCGAGTCGTCCTCGCGACGGGGGCGCTGCTCTCGCTGTCCGCGGCGTTCACCGCCCTCGCGCCGTCGGTTCTGGCGGTGCAGGTCGGGGCGTTGGGAATCGGTCTCGCCTCGGGGGCGTACTTCGTCGCCGCCGTCCCCCTCGTCGGCGAACTCTACCCCGACGCCGTGGGGCGCGCCATCGGCGTCCACGGCACCGCCGCCCAACTCGCCGCCGTCGTCGCCGCCCCCGTCGTCGTCGCGTTCGTCACCGTCGCGGACTGGCGCGCGACGTTCTGGCTCCTCGCGGTTCTCGCGGCCGTCGTCACCGCCGTCCTCGCCTACACCGCCCGCGACAGCGACGCCGTCGTCGAGACGGACGTCGACCGGGACTTCGTCGGCGCCCTGCGCTACTGGCGACTCATGGGCGTCGGACTGCTGATGATAGCCACCGCCGGGTTCGTCTGGCAGGGCCTCTTCAACTTCTACGTCACCTACCTCGTGACCGCGAAGTCGTTCTCGACGACGCAGGCGAGCACGATGCTCACCGTCGTCTTCGCGGCGGGCGTCCCCGCGTTCTGGCTCTCGGGCCGCCTCGCCGACCGCCTCCCCACGGTGCCGTACCTCCTGACCGTGCTCGCCGCCTACGTCGCCGCGCTGTTCGCCCTCACGGAGGTGACCGGGTTCCTCCCGGTGCTCGCCGTCACCGCCGTCGTCGGCTACACCATCCACAGCATGTTCCCGGCGCTCGACACGTGGTTGCTCGGTACGCTCCCCGCCGAGGTGCGCAGCAGCGCCTACGCCGTCTTCAGCGGCGCCTCCCTGCTCATCGAGGCCAACGGAAGCGGCGTCGTCGGCGTCCTCACCGAGGCGGGCTACGCCTTCGACGACGTGTTCCGGGCGTTCGCGTTCGGCCTCGCGGGCGTCGTCGTCGCGCTGGTCGCGCTGTACGCCCTCGGGCGGATTCCGGGGACGGAGCGCCGCGCGATCGTCTCCTGA
- a CDS encoding NAD(P)H-hydrate dehydratase, whose translation MISSDRMAAVDENSEALGVPRKQLMESSGNAVARAVRDVADPGASVVVVAGRGNNGGDAFVAARFLDGYDVSVRLLGRPDSISTDIARENWDALQSAEYDAESVTDSKDLALGDPDVVVDAMLGTGVTGALREPEATAAEAMNGLDATVVAVDVPSGVNADTGEAEGVAVDADRVVTFHDQKPGLPDLDCEVTVADIGIPPAAEAFVGPGDLRSVREGVRGGDSRVFVIGGGPYTGAPALSGQSSLRAGADLTFVAAPSKVSGQIQGYAEDLIVQDYEGDHLTPDQVDGLVETAHDYDDVVVLGPGLGNDDETLEAAEQFLERFEGKAVVDADALAVVSEVDTDATLVCTPNRKELATMGGPDVDGPLRDAREEIEEFAADLGHVVVAKAAEDVVSDGERTRLVRAGTPAMTVGGTGDILAGIVAGLLGTQDPFDAACAGPFVNGRAAELLDDERAGGLLASDLLETIPRAIRGEGE comes from the coding sequence ATGATTTCGAGCGACCGCATGGCAGCGGTGGACGAGAACAGCGAAGCGCTCGGCGTCCCGCGGAAACAGCTGATGGAGTCGAGCGGGAACGCCGTCGCCCGCGCGGTCCGCGACGTCGCGGACCCCGGTGCGAGCGTCGTCGTCGTCGCCGGCCGCGGCAACAACGGCGGCGACGCCTTCGTCGCGGCGCGCTTTCTCGACGGGTACGACGTGTCGGTCCGCCTGCTCGGCCGTCCTGACAGCATCTCCACGGACATCGCCCGCGAGAACTGGGACGCCCTGCAGTCCGCGGAATACGACGCGGAATCCGTGACGGACTCCAAGGACCTCGCTCTCGGCGACCCGGACGTCGTCGTCGACGCGATGCTCGGCACGGGCGTCACCGGCGCCCTCCGCGAACCCGAGGCGACCGCGGCGGAGGCGATGAACGGCCTCGACGCGACGGTCGTCGCCGTCGACGTGCCGTCCGGCGTGAACGCCGACACCGGCGAGGCCGAGGGCGTCGCCGTCGACGCCGACCGCGTGGTGACATTCCACGACCAGAAGCCGGGGCTCCCGGACCTCGACTGCGAGGTGACCGTCGCGGACATCGGCATCCCGCCGGCCGCCGAGGCGTTCGTCGGCCCCGGCGACCTGCGCTCGGTCCGCGAGGGCGTCCGCGGCGGCGACTCGCGCGTGTTCGTCATCGGCGGCGGCCCGTACACCGGCGCGCCCGCCCTCTCCGGGCAGTCTTCCCTGCGGGCCGGCGCGGACCTCACGTTCGTCGCCGCGCCGTCGAAGGTGTCCGGGCAGATTCAGGGGTACGCCGAGGACCTCATCGTGCAGGACTACGAGGGCGACCACCTGACGCCCGACCAGGTCGACGGCCTCGTGGAGACGGCCCACGACTACGACGACGTGGTCGTCCTCGGCCCCGGCCTCGGCAACGACGACGAGACGCTCGAAGCGGCCGAGCAGTTCCTCGAACGGTTCGAGGGGAAGGCCGTCGTCGACGCGGACGCCCTCGCCGTCGTCTCCGAGGTGGACACCGACGCGACGCTGGTCTGCACGCCGAACCGCAAGGAACTGGCCACGATGGGCGGTCCGGACGTCGACGGCCCCCTCCGCGACGCACGCGAGGAGATAGAGGAGTTCGCGGCCGACCTCGGCCACGTCGTCGTCGCCAAGGCGGCCGAGGACGTGGTCTCGGACGGCGAGCGAACGCGACTCGTCCGCGCCGGAACCCCGGCGATGACCGTCGGCGGCACAGGCGACATCCTCGCCGGCATCGTCGCGGGCCTCCTCGGCACGCAGGACCCCTTCGACGCCGCCTGCGCCGGTCCGTTCGTCAACGGCCGCGCGGCCGAACTCCTCGACGACGAACGCGCCGGCGGCCTCCTCGCCTCGGACCTCCTGGAGACCATCCCGCGGGCGATTCGGGGTGAGGGGGAGTGA
- the moaC gene encoding cyclic pyranopterin monophosphate synthase MoaC: protein MTGGEGGDADADVNATDDSDLTHVDDDGDAQMVNVGEKPDSRRRAVARGTIHLTESTVGAIRADEIGKGDVLSTARIGAIQAVKHTWETIPMCHQIPITNVDTEFDVADDGVTLSVAVETTGKTGCEMEALEGVTTGLNVVWDMVKAAEKNDEGQYPETRISDVRVVEKKKRTG from the coding sequence GTGACGGGAGGGGAAGGCGGCGACGCCGACGCCGATGTCAATGCCACCGACGACTCCGACCTGACCCACGTCGACGACGACGGCGACGCGCAGATGGTGAACGTCGGCGAGAAACCGGACAGCCGCCGCCGCGCCGTCGCGCGCGGGACGATTCACCTCACCGAGTCCACCGTCGGCGCGATTCGCGCCGACGAGATAGGCAAGGGCGACGTGCTCTCGACCGCCCGAATCGGCGCGATTCAGGCCGTCAAGCACACGTGGGAGACGATTCCGATGTGCCACCAGATTCCGATCACGAACGTCGACACCGAGTTCGACGTGGCCGACGACGGCGTGACGCTCTCCGTCGCCGTCGAGACGACCGGAAAGACGGGCTGTGAGATGGAGGCCTTGGAGGGGGTGACGACGGGGTTAAACGTCGTCTGGGACATGGTGAAGGCGGCCGAGAAGAACGACGAGGGTCAGTACCCCGAGACGCGGATATCGGACGTGCGCGTGGTCGAGAAGAAGAAGCGGACGGGCTGA
- the hflX gene encoding GTPase HflX, with amino-acid sequence MSDGTPAVVAKRVDAGESADLSEIRDLARAAGYEVVGELSQSREEDAAFHFGEGKVDELTALAVDTDAAVVIVDNRLGPYQTYNIGGKLPEGVEVIDRFTLILEIFGQRANTRKAQLQVELAELRYELPRAEAKASLAKRDERPGFMGLGEYDESREQDIKAQISRIKNELDAIAEKEETRREQRRESGFDLVALAGYTNAGKSTLMRRLAEDLEVGENEGLHPDLAPTAESEDRLFTTLGTTTRRAETGTRDVLLTDTVGFVSNLPHWLVESFKSTLDSVYRADLVLLVVDASEPVEEMRDKLVTCHDTLYERNEAPIVTVLNKIDLVDPGELERKTEALRALAPNPVVVSGLTGENVSELADRIENELPDWREERLLLPMSDDSMSLVSWLYDHGHVENEEYDGENVLVEFAARPAIVEKARAKAADVRAGGAEAGAGAETDGGRRN; translated from the coding sequence CCGCGGACCTCTCTGAGATACGGGACCTCGCGCGCGCCGCGGGGTACGAGGTGGTCGGCGAACTCTCCCAGTCGCGCGAGGAGGACGCCGCGTTCCACTTTGGCGAGGGGAAGGTGGACGAACTCACCGCCCTCGCCGTCGACACGGACGCCGCGGTGGTCATCGTCGACAACCGTCTGGGTCCTTACCAGACGTACAACATCGGCGGGAAACTCCCCGAGGGCGTCGAGGTCATCGACCGCTTCACGCTCATCCTGGAGATATTCGGCCAGCGGGCCAACACCCGGAAGGCCCAACTGCAGGTCGAACTCGCGGAACTCCGCTACGAACTCCCGCGCGCGGAGGCGAAGGCCTCGCTCGCAAAGCGCGACGAGCGCCCCGGGTTCATGGGTCTCGGCGAGTACGACGAGTCGCGCGAACAGGACATCAAAGCGCAGATTTCGCGCATCAAGAACGAACTCGACGCCATCGCCGAGAAGGAGGAGACGCGGCGCGAACAGCGCCGCGAGTCCGGGTTCGACCTGGTGGCGCTGGCCGGCTACACGAACGCCGGGAAGTCCACGCTGATGCGCCGCCTCGCCGAGGACCTGGAGGTCGGCGAGAACGAGGGCTTACATCCCGACTTGGCTCCGACCGCCGAGTCCGAGGACCGCCTGTTCACCACGCTCGGGACGACGACGCGCCGCGCCGAGACGGGCACGCGCGACGTCCTCCTCACCGACACCGTCGGCTTCGTCTCGAACCTGCCGCACTGGCTGGTCGAGTCGTTCAAGTCGACGCTCGACTCGGTGTACCGCGCGGACCTCGTCCTCCTCGTCGTCGACGCCTCCGAACCGGTCGAGGAGATGCGCGACAAACTCGTCACCTGCCACGACACGCTGTACGAACGGAACGAGGCGCCCATCGTGACGGTGCTGAACAAAATAGACCTCGTCGACCCCGGCGAACTCGAACGGAAGACCGAGGCGCTCCGCGCCCTCGCGCCGAATCCGGTCGTCGTCTCGGGGCTGACCGGCGAGAACGTCTCCGAACTCGCCGACCGCATCGAGAACGAACTCCCCGACTGGCGCGAGGAGCGACTCCTCCTGCCGATGTCGGACGACTCGATGAGCCTCGTCTCGTGGCTGTACGACCACGGCCACGTCGAGAACGAGGAGTACGACGGCGAGAACGTCCTCGTGGAGTTCGCGGCCCGCCCCGCTATCGTCGAGAAGGCGCGGGCGAAGGCCGCGGACGTGCGGGCGGGCGGCGCCGAGGCGGGGGCCGGAGCCGAGACGGACGGCGGGCGGCGGAACTGA